From Bdellovibrio sp. KM01:
AGCGGCCTGGAATGCCGGCGTTCCGCCGCCGCCTTCGCCATAAATATCAGCATCATAACTGGAAGAATTGTAGGCTTTGCCACAGCTCAATGGAGTTAAAAGGGCTAAGCCCAATATAGCTGAAAGTACCAGTTTTGTAGTCGTTCTAAGTCCCATGTCTTTATTAAGCCATGGCTAAAGGAAACTGAAAAGCAAACAAAGGTCCAAGTCTTGTTCCCGAACACTCAAAAAGCAGGAGTTGCGACTCCAAATTTCACCGTTCAACTTTGGGTCGGTCGTTGGAGGCTTTTTCTGGTTTTGAAGAAGGAGGATTGGTCTTTGCGAACAAAGAAATGGGGTTCATTTTCTTGGTTGTGATTTCGGGGGCTACATTGATTTTAGAAAGTGTTTTAGTAGCTTTCTCTAATGTGGAGACGGTAGCAAGTTGCGGCTGCGCACCAGCAGATAGACAGCTAACAAACAAAAGACCTATCAAAAGAGCCTTCATACAAAACACCTCGTCGCTGATTCAATTCTATCAAAAAATAAGGCGCTTTGTATAATCGTCACTCAGTCTTTCGAAAAACAAGACTGCACTTAGCTTAGCGCCAGGAGTTCGCTGCCGGCGGCAGTGAACGACAAAAACAAAGGCTTCGATCTGAGTGGTATTAATCTTCAGGAAATACTCCGACGAAGTCGGAGTGCATAAGGCAAAAATTAAAAAACCGCCAAAAGGCGGTTGTTTAATTTTGGTGCGGGTGGAGGGACTTGAACCCCCATGCTTTCGCGGAAGATTTTGAATCTTCTGTGTCTACCATTTCACCACACCCGCAGTGAGGTGATCTTTTTAATATTAGAAGGCCCTCATCCTCAACATCTTTTTTCAAAAAGCCTGATTTTTCTGAGTTTTTGCCTGCTTTTTCAGCGGGTTTTGTGCTCCAGGCCAATTTGACCCCAGTTTGAAAGAAGTTCAGGAAGCGTTCGAAGAGTTGTCACTCTTTTATGCCGCCACCCGAAATAGGCAGGGTTCCTTAGGACTGCTTAAGCTCGCAAATTCAAGGGTTTACACGGTGGGGACGAAAATCGTCCCAGTTGGCACTGGCTTTGCTCTAGAGGGATTCGATTAAAAAAGGTTTTAGAAAACCACACTGAGGAGACTTTATGAAAAAGTATTACTATATCCTTGCGGCTTTGAGCATGGCGCCGGTATTCGCGTTGGCTCAATCCCTTGAGAGTGATGTTGATGCTGAATTGGACGCTATGTATGCCAAGCAAGCACCAAAACAAGCTGTTGGGACAAACACAACAGTTCTTCCTGCTGCAGCTCAAGGTGAAGTGCAGTCTGTGAAGCCACAACCTATCTATATTATTAACTCACCAGCGCAGGCAGCTCAGGCTACTGCAGCAACTCAGCAAGTTCAAAAACAGCCAACAACTGTTATTGAAGCTTCGCCTTTGGCTGAATCTCGTGCGGAAGCGATCCGTAAGAGCCGTCAAGATGCTGAGGTTCAAACTGAACAAAAGATCGTTGAAAAACTTGAGCAATCTCGTATGGAAGACGAAAAACGTCGTGCTGACGTTTTGTTCGGTGATAAATTTAACAACTTAAATAATCAACAACAGGTTCCAGTTCAACAACCCGTAGCAGCTCCAGTAGTTGTTGCTCCAGTTGCGGCTCCGGCTCCAGTTATCATTGAAAAGCAAGTTAACGACGACGCAGCAACTCGCGAGTTGATCCGTCAGGAAATGGCTGCTTCTCTTGAGAAAAACAAACCAGTCGAACAACGCACTAAATACGTAGCGGGTTTGCTGGGTATGGGTGATTATCCAGACGTTTCTAACGTTAAAGGTAACTATGCTCTGGGTGTGTCTTTCGGTAATAAAGTTGACGGTTTCATCATTGAAGGTTCGTTCCTTTACTCGAACTACACTGTAAGTCCAAATCAATGGACTATGAACAACCCGTACTACAACAATGTTGATATCAACCAATACACAGGTTCTTTGGCAACTAAGATCCAGTTCTTTGATGGTATCGTTAAACCAGTTATCGGTGGTTTGGTTGCTTACTCGTATAGAACGTATGATTTGAAATCGAATAACTATACTTACAACTATAACTACAACAATAACAACATGAAGTCTGATGCAAACTCACACGCAGTAGACTTGGGTGCGTTGGTTGGTGCTGATTTGGAATTCTCTCCAAAATACTCTATTGGTTTGGATTTCAGATATATGTGGAACCTTTCCAGCCGTATCAACTACGGAAGCAACTACAACGCGAACTACAACCAATGGATGAACACAAATCCAATCGAAAAACTGCAATACTATGTAATGACAGTTTCTGGTCGCATGAATTTCTAATTGTTTCCAAAATCTCTCAGTCCCAATTTCTCAGTGGTAGCGGAGTTCTGTAATGGAGCTCCGCTTTTTTTTTGGACAACGCCGGGAACTCCGGTACACAATAGACCCATGCGTATCCTGATTCTTTCCTTATTTATGACTTTCCATGCTTCGGCAGCCACAGTGGTTTCAGAAACTGTCGGGCAGGTGGGTGACTATGTGATCACCAGCCGCGAAGTTCAAATCACTTCTGTCATAGACGCGGTTTTATTTCCACCCAAAGATGCCAAGAAAAACACTCTGCAGGAAACGTCTCCGGGATCTAAGGAATTCCGCAGTCACGTGACTGCTGTTTTATTGGAGGCCGTGGTCGCGATGGAGGCGGAAGCTTTTAACGTGGGCACAGTTTCAGATGCGGAACTTAACGAAGCGGTCGGCAAAATCGAAAGAGCCGCAGCCGGAAAAACTTATTGGAGCCAGCTGCAGCCGACGACGGTTGAGGTGAATAAGTTCACCACTCGTAAATTGGTCGCAAAAAGCTTTATTAAGTTTAAAACCAGTTCTATGGCAGGAATCGTGTCAGATATCGATGCCTTTGCTTATTACGAAAAAAATAAGGCCAAATTCGGAAGCACTTCGTTTGCCTCTATCAAAGACAACATTAAGTCATTCCTTGCGCAACAACAGCTTGAAGAGCGTCTGCGCTCGTGGTTTGAAGTGATGAAGCGCAAATACAAGGTGCGAAATTTTCTTTAGGTCCATATGAGAATCGAATCCCTCTATTCACCCCATAAACCCGCGATGCGTGAACTTGTCGAGGCCATCCACCAGCAAGGTGGAATGCTTCCGCAATTTTATTGGCCGGCAGAAATGCTGGGTGCAGAGATGGCGACGGCGGAAGGCGTGGGGATTTTTGAAGGGGATGATCTGGCGGGCTTTGTGCTTTATCGTGAAGTTCCTGATGCCTGGGAGATTTCCTTGGTGGCGACGCATCCGCGATTTCAGCGCCGGGGTCTGATGGAGATCTTGATTAGGCATTTGATTGCTGCAAAGGGTCAAGATCGCGAGTTGTGGCTAGAAGTGCACGAAAGCAATGAATCGGCCCAAAAACTCTATGAAAAGCTCGGATTTAAGCTCACAGGTCGCAGACCGCGCTATTATAAGGATGGGGCCACGGCGCTCTTGTACTCCTGTCCCTAGGGCTAGATAAGTCCTTGCGCTTCTTTGATAATTTTGCTAGATTAAGGACGTTCGATGGGCCTTAGACAGGCCCATTTTTTTTTGCCACTGAATTCTCTTTTGAGTTCCTCGGACAAAACGGGATGTGTCGGCCAGATACGTTGATTCTTATGAAATCGATGTTTGAGCCCACACACGCTGCAGGCCCTAGTTGGAAATTTGCCAACGGCTTTTAGCAGGAGTCACTTCATTAGTAAGCTGAAACCACCCGTATCGGGGTTGGTGGGCTGAAGTCGCACAGATGGTGCGTAAAGGAAGTGAAGAGATGTCTGAGAGACCCTCTTGGTTAGATAAAGTAGAAAAAATCGCAACTGACGCCGCTGAATCACAGGGATGTCTGCTTTACGATATCGAATTCGTAGGCATGGGCAAGGGTCGTACTTTGCGCTTGTTCATCGATAAAGATGACGAGGGCGGTATCAGCCTTGAAGATTGTTCGAATGTTTCCAAAGCGTTGAATGAAGTTTTGGAAAAGGACGAAGATATCATTCCAGGCGCGGCGTATGCTCTGGAAGTTTCAAGTCCGGGTTTGGAGCGCCACTTGGTAAAACCATGGCACTTTCAAAAAGCGGTTGGCAAGAAAGTGTATCTGAAAACATCCAAGTCCCTGGAGAGCATGGGTGTGACGGACAAAAAATGGAAAGCTGCTAAGACCGTCGAAGAGGTTATTGAATCTGCCGACGATCAAGGTGTGCGATTCGTGGTCAAAGACGTCGAGATTAAAATCCCGTACGGCATGATCGAAAAAGCTAAAGTTTTATTTGAAATTAATAAAGGTCAAAAAAAGTAGAGAGGATGAGCCATGGCTGAAAATATGTTTTCAGATCTTTCCAAAGTGATTGAGCAAGTTGGTAAAGACAAAGGTATCGACAAACAAGTCGTTATCGATGCAATCACTCAAGGCATGCTTGTAGCTGCCCGTAAAAAATACGGTACTTACCGTGAAATTGAAGCGGCCTACAACGAAGAAACTGGCGAAGTTGAATTGTTTGAGTTCAAAGAAGTTGTACCTCGCGAAAAATTCGTCGACGAAGAAGTTGAAATCACTTACGACGACGCTGTTAAATTGGATCCAAATGTTCAAATGGACGACTCTATTGGTATCAAGTTGGAAGCGACTGACTTGGGCCGTATCGCAGCACAAACTGCAAAACAAATCATCATGCAAAAAGTGCGTGATGCTGAACGCTCTATCATCTTCACTGAATTCGAAGAACGTAAAGGTGAAATCGCATCTGGTATCGCTCGTCGCGTAGAAAAAGGCGCGATCGTTGTCGATTTGGGTCGTACGGAAGCGTACATCCCACCTCGTGAGCAAATCCCTGGTGAGCAATACAAACCAGGCGACCGTATTCAAGGTTACCTGTCTGAAGTTCGCCAAACAACTCGTGGTCCACAAATCATCATGTCGCGCGCTGATGAACGTTATTTGATGAAACTTTTCGAAATGGAAGTTCCAGAAATCTATGACGGTGTGGTTGAGATTATGGCAGCGGCTCGTGAGCCAGGACAACGTGCTAAAATCGCGGTTCGTTCTAACGACCAGACTGTTGATCCAGTAGGGGCTTGCGTTGGTATGAAGGGTTCTCGTGTACAAAACATCGTACAAGAACTTCGTGGCGAAAAAATCGATATCGTTCCTTGGGATGAAGACATCACTCGTTTTGCGGTGAACGCTTTGGCTCCGGCTGAAATTTCTCGCGTATTCCTGGATGATACAAACCGTGAAATGGAAATCGTTGTTCCAGATTCTCAATTGTCTTTGGCTATCGGTAAACGCGGTCAAAACGTTCGCTTGGCAGCTAAATTGACGACTTGGAAATTGGATATTATTTCTGAATCTTCAGCGGCGTCTCGTACTGCGGAATCCATCTTCAATTTGATGTTGATCCCAGGCATGAACGAAACTATGGCACAAAACATCTTCCAATCTGGCTTCGGTTCATTCCAATCTGTAGCTCAAGCAAGCGTACAGGAATTGATGACGATCCCAGGTTATGACGATCCAGAAAAGGCAGAGAAACTTTCTAACGAAGCGAAAGCTTTGCTTACTAAGTATGAAGCAGAAGGTACTCCAGTACCAACAGCTCCAACTGTTGCCAAAGAAAGCAAAGCGGGTGGCTCAGCGAAAGCTCAGGCCGATGCATTGTTGAAACAAGAGTTGCAAAAATTGAACTCTCAAGAAGCTGAAGAAGAATAGATTTATAAAGTTTAAGTTACAGTTACTACACAGGGAGACTGAGTGAGTAATCCAAAAGTTTTTGAATTTGCGAAAGAAATCGGGATGACCCCGCTGGCTTTAATGGACAAAATCCGTGAATGGAATTTGCCTGTTAAGAGCCATATGGCGGAGTTAGATCCTCAGGTTCTTGAGCAGATTAAAATTAAGTTGGGTGGTGGCGATAAGCCGGCTGAAGAAGCAAAACCCAAAAAAGCGGCAACTCGCAAGGCACCAGCTAAAAAAGTAGCGGCGCCTGCAGCGGCTGAAACAGACGCAGCAGCGGCAGCAGCCTCTGGTGCAGCGAAGCCTTCGGTTATTCGTCGTAAGACGAAAGAGGAAGCGGCTCCGGTTGAAGCAAAAGCAAAAGTAATTTCCAAACCCGAAGTTGAAGAAGAAGCGGAAGCTCCTAAAACAACTCGTGTTGTAGTTAAAAAGCCAGCAGCTGCGGCTGCTCCGAAGGAAGAGGTTGAAGAACCAACTCCAGCGGTGGTTGAAGAAAAGCTTGTTGCGAAACCAGAACCAACACCTGTGGCGGCGGCTCCAGCAGCTCCAGTGGTGGAAGCCAAAGTTGAAGCTCCGGCTCCTGTGAAAACAGAAGCTCCAGCAGCGCCAGCGGCATCCGCTCCGGTTCAGGCTCGTAAGAAAGAAGTTGTTGTTGGAACTAGCGGTATCGCAAGCTCGTCGACTCCGGCTTCTGCTCCGAAAAGAAATATCATTGGACGCATGGATCTTTCCCGCGTTCAGACACAAGCTCCGCAGCGCTCACAAGGTGAGCGTCCACAAGGTGGAGGTTTTCAACCTCGCACAGGTGGCGGTGCAAGTGCTTCTTTCACAGGACCTCGCCCGGGTGGTTTCAATCGCCCCGCAGGTGGTGCGCCAACGCGTAACATCCGTCCTGGCTTCGTAGCGCAGCAAGCTCCTCCAGAGATACCAACTGAAGGTGGCGATCACCACCACAACAAAGAGTTTGATAAACGCAAACGCTTTGGTGCAGCTCCGGCTGTGGCTCCAAGTGCATTCAATGCGGGGCCAAGCGCTCGTGAAAAAGAAAAAGAAGAAGAAGTTAAAACGTTCAACCCCGTTGAGTTCCGTAAGCGTGAGATGGTGTTCCAGCCTAAAAAGAAAAAAGGCGTATTGGATCGCGATGCTCAGAAAACTCAAATCACAACAGCGGCAGCTCATAAACGTATCGTTAAAGTTAATGGCACAATGAAGCTGACGGATTTGGCAATGGAGATGGGCTTGAAAGCTCCTCAATTGGTCAAAGTTTTGATGTCGAACGGTGTTATGGCCAACATGAATACTTCGCTGGATTTCGATACGATCGCTTTGATCGTTCCTGAATTTGGTTGGGAAGCTCAAAACGTATTCAAAACTGCTGATGACGTAGCGTCGGAAACTGCATTCGGTGATATGGATGCAGAAAAAATCACTCGTCCACCAGTTGTTACAATCATGGGTCACGTTGACCATGGTAAGACTTCCTTGTTGGATGCTATCCGTAATGCTGACGTTGCCAAAGGCGAAGCCGGCGGTATCACGCAGCACATCGGTGCTTACTCTGTTAAATTGGAAGACGGTTCATTGATCACGTTCCTAGACACTCCGGGTCACGAAGCCTTCACGGCGATGCGTACTCGTGGTGCGAACGCGACTGATATCGCGGTTATCGTGGTAGCAGCTGATGACGGTATGATGCCGCAAACGCAAGAATCTATTAACCATGCGAAAGCAGCTGGCGTACCTATTATCGTGGCTGTGAATAAGATGGATAAACCCGGTGCGAATCCGGACCGTATCAAACAACAATTAACTGAACTTGAAATCGTCCCAGAAGAATGGGGTGGTAACACGATCTTCGTGGAAGTTTCAGCTCTTAAGAAAACAGGCTTGAAAGAGCTTCTTGAGCAAATCAAATTGTTGGCTGAAATCGGTGAGCTTAAAGCCAATCCTAAACGTTCGGGCACAGGTCTTGTGATCGAAGCGAAAATGGAAAAAGGCAAAGGACCTGTTGCAACACTTCTGGTTAAAGACGGAACTGTTGCTGTTGGTCAGTACATCGTAGCAGGTACAATGAAAGGCCGCGTTCGTTCTTTGACGAATGATAAAGGTCAAAGAGTTGAATCTGTGGGTCCAGGTCTTCCAGTGGAAGTTTTGGGTCTGGATGGTGTTCCAGCTGCCGGTGATAAGTTCGATATCGTTAAAGACGAAAAAACAGCTGAAGAGATGTCTACTTTGAGAAAAGAACAAGCGGCGAAAGCTGCGGCAACTCCAGCGTCGAAAATGTCTTTGGACGAAATCTTCTCTAAAGTTAAATCTGGCGATGTGAAAGAGCTTGCGATCATCTTGAAAGCAGACGTTCATGGTTCTCTTGAGGCCATCAACGGAATGCTTTCTAAATTGGTGACTCCGGAAGTGAAAGTGCGTGTGATCCACGCCGCTGTCGGTGGTATCAATGAGAATGACGTGACTTTGGCGAACACTTCTAAAGGTATCGTTTTGGGCTTCAACGTTCGTCCTGACTTGGGCGCACAAGCTAAAGCGAAACAATTGGGTGTCGACATCAGAACTTACTCGATCGTTTACGAATTGATCGATCAAATGAAAGCTGCGATGTCCGGTCTTCTTACTCCAGATATGGTTGAAGAAGTTATGGGTCGCGTGGAAGTTCGTAACGTGTTCAACGTACCAAAAGTTGGAACGATTGCGGGTTGCTTCGTTATCGATGGTAAAGTTCAGCGTAACAATTCGATCCGTCTTCTTCGTGAAGATAAGATCATTTACGAAGGCAAGATCGCATCGCTTAAACGTTTCAAAGACGACGCCAAAGAAGTGGCTTCTGGCTACGAGTGCGGTATCGGCATTGAAAACTACAACGACGTTAAAGTCGGTGATATGATGGAAGCTTTTGTTAAAAAAGAAGTTGCTAGAGAATTGGGTCTATAATGAAAAACATGGGTGATGGGCGCCGAGTCGCTCGCGTAGAACGTGAAATTCAAGCTACCATCGCTCAGTTTTTGATCCGTGGTTTCAAAGTACCGTTGCCAGGTTTGGTGACGGTGGCTTCAGTTAAGATGCCAGCGGATTTGCGTGCCGCAAAAGTCTATGTCAGTGTTCTGGGGTCCGATAAAGATCAAGAATTGGCATTGGAGTTGTTGCAAGAGCGCGCTTTCGAAATTCAAAACTTTATCGGCAAAGAACTTAAAATGCGTTATTGCCCAAAACTGACTTTCTATGTGGATCACGCCACAGAGCAGGTTTTGAAAGTGGAACGCATTCTTTCTGATCTTGAGTTGGAAAGAAAATCCAAAGAGCCTAAAGAAGACTCAGAGTCTGATGACGAATAATTCTGAAAATTCAAAAACGCCTCCGGCTAAACGGATCAGCGTCGATTTCAATGGTTTGTTACTTGTTGATAAACCATCCGGCATTTCCAGCCATGACGTGGTTTCGCGTTTGCGTCGTATTATGGGCACAAAGTCTGTCGGTCACTCCGGCACCTTGGATCCTATGGCGTCAGGCTTGATGGCCTGCCTGATCAATGAAGCGACCAAGCTTTCTCAATACATTCTGGAAGGTGACAAGGGTTACCGCGTGCGAATTCAATTTGGGATTCGCACCGACACCCTGGATACCACCGGAGAAACTTTGGAAACCAAGCCCGTCAATTTGGTGCAGGAAACTTTGCTTGCGGAAGCTATGAAGCTTCAAGGTGAGATGGAAGTGGAAGTTCCGATTTACTCGGCCATCAAAGTTCAGGGTAAAAAGCTATACGAATATGCCCGCCAGGATAAAGACGTTGTGATCCCTAAAAAGGTCATGAACTTCTGGGATGTTCAATTCCTGGGAATGGGGGAGGATTGGGCTGAGTTCGATCTTCGTTGCTCTAAAGGCAGCTACATTCGTACATGGGTGGATCTTTTGGGGCAGGCTCTTGGCTGTGGTGCGGCGATGAGTGCTCTGCGCAGAACTTATTCAGCCCCCTATCATTTGCAGCAGGGGCAAACCCTGGAGGCCATTGAGGAGTGTGTAAAAAAGAGCACTTTTTCACCGGCTTTTGTGGCGATGGATGCCGCTTTACCGATGGTGAAGCGTATCCGCGT
This genomic window contains:
- the infB gene encoding translation initiation factor IF-2 → MSNPKVFEFAKEIGMTPLALMDKIREWNLPVKSHMAELDPQVLEQIKIKLGGGDKPAEEAKPKKAATRKAPAKKVAAPAAAETDAAAAAASGAAKPSVIRRKTKEEAAPVEAKAKVISKPEVEEEAEAPKTTRVVVKKPAAAAAPKEEVEEPTPAVVEEKLVAKPEPTPVAAAPAAPVVEAKVEAPAPVKTEAPAAPAASAPVQARKKEVVVGTSGIASSSTPASAPKRNIIGRMDLSRVQTQAPQRSQGERPQGGGFQPRTGGGASASFTGPRPGGFNRPAGGAPTRNIRPGFVAQQAPPEIPTEGGDHHHNKEFDKRKRFGAAPAVAPSAFNAGPSAREKEKEEEVKTFNPVEFRKREMVFQPKKKKGVLDRDAQKTQITTAAAHKRIVKVNGTMKLTDLAMEMGLKAPQLVKVLMSNGVMANMNTSLDFDTIALIVPEFGWEAQNVFKTADDVASETAFGDMDAEKITRPPVVTIMGHVDHGKTSLLDAIRNADVAKGEAGGITQHIGAYSVKLEDGSLITFLDTPGHEAFTAMRTRGANATDIAVIVVAADDGMMPQTQESINHAKAAGVPIIVAVNKMDKPGANPDRIKQQLTELEIVPEEWGGNTIFVEVSALKKTGLKELLEQIKLLAEIGELKANPKRSGTGLVIEAKMEKGKGPVATLLVKDGTVAVGQYIVAGTMKGRVRSLTNDKGQRVESVGPGLPVEVLGLDGVPAAGDKFDIVKDEKTAEEMSTLRKEQAAKAAATPASKMSLDEIFSKVKSGDVKELAIILKADVHGSLEAINGMLSKLVTPEVKVRVIHAAVGGINENDVTLANTSKGIVLGFNVRPDLGAQAKAKQLGVDIRTYSIVYELIDQMKAAMSGLLTPDMVEEVMGRVEVRNVFNVPKVGTIAGCFVIDGKVQRNNSIRLLREDKIIYEGKIASLKRFKDDAKEVASGYECGIGIENYNDVKVGDMMEAFVKKEVARELGL
- a CDS encoding GNAT family N-acetyltransferase, encoding MRIESLYSPHKPAMRELVEAIHQQGGMLPQFYWPAEMLGAEMATAEGVGIFEGDDLAGFVLYREVPDAWEISLVATHPRFQRRGLMEILIRHLIAAKGQDRELWLEVHESNESAQKLYEKLGFKLTGRRPRYYKDGATALLYSCP
- the truB gene encoding tRNA pseudouridine(55) synthase TruB, with the protein product MTNNSENSKTPPAKRISVDFNGLLLVDKPSGISSHDVVSRLRRIMGTKSVGHSGTLDPMASGLMACLINEATKLSQYILEGDKGYRVRIQFGIRTDTLDTTGETLETKPVNLVQETLLAEAMKLQGEMEVEVPIYSAIKVQGKKLYEYARQDKDVVIPKKVMNFWDVQFLGMGEDWAEFDLRCSKGSYIRTWVDLLGQALGCGAAMSALRRTYSAPYHLQQGQTLEAIEECVKKSTFSPAFVAMDAALPMVKRIRVKGQDQVLLGNGQISHDLRSQLIAVFKPDEDQYVQILALEGGKLLAIVGLEPGRGFVLKRVFKY
- the rbfA gene encoding 30S ribosome-binding factor RbfA encodes the protein MKNMGDGRRVARVEREIQATIAQFLIRGFKVPLPGLVTVASVKMPADLRAAKVYVSVLGSDKDQELALELLQERAFEIQNFIGKELKMRYCPKLTFYVDHATEQVLKVERILSDLELERKSKEPKEDSESDDE
- the rimP gene encoding ribosome maturation factor RimP produces the protein MSERPSWLDKVEKIATDAAESQGCLLYDIEFVGMGKGRTLRLFIDKDDEGGISLEDCSNVSKALNEVLEKDEDIIPGAAYALEVSSPGLERHLVKPWHFQKAVGKKVYLKTSKSLESMGVTDKKWKAAKTVEEVIESADDQGVRFVVKDVEIKIPYGMIEKAKVLFEINKGQKK
- the nusA gene encoding transcription termination factor NusA; amino-acid sequence: MAENMFSDLSKVIEQVGKDKGIDKQVVIDAITQGMLVAARKKYGTYREIEAAYNEETGEVELFEFKEVVPREKFVDEEVEITYDDAVKLDPNVQMDDSIGIKLEATDLGRIAAQTAKQIIMQKVRDAERSIIFTEFEERKGEIASGIARRVEKGAIVVDLGRTEAYIPPREQIPGEQYKPGDRIQGYLSEVRQTTRGPQIIMSRADERYLMKLFEMEVPEIYDGVVEIMAAAREPGQRAKIAVRSNDQTVDPVGACVGMKGSRVQNIVQELRGEKIDIVPWDEDITRFAVNALAPAEISRVFLDDTNREMEIVVPDSQLSLAIGKRGQNVRLAAKLTTWKLDIISESSAASRTAESIFNLMLIPGMNETMAQNIFQSGFGSFQSVAQASVQELMTIPGYDDPEKAEKLSNEAKALLTKYEAEGTPVPTAPTVAKESKAGGSAKAQADALLKQELQKLNSQEAEEE